Proteins found in one Paenibacillus sp. FSL R10-2782 genomic segment:
- a CDS encoding sensor histidine kinase: MNGFLEMLMQLFERAALLLICLFFITRIPRFKETLQKNSHSPAELTLLTMIFCMFALFGTYTGIEVEGSLVNVRIIAIMAGGILFGPWVGIITGIVSGIHRYLIDIGGVTSIPCLITSILAGVVSGYIGRRVDRSKRWLVGIAAGMICEALTMLLILMMAEPYELGLDIVSKIGLPMIIGEVSVGLIVLLIQSVEGEKENIAARQAKLALDIANKTLPYFRSINAESLHTICSIIKEDIKADAVAITDTRDVLAYVGFGEERYHIGDEIISDVTKSTIRSGKITIRNHIADDKTPQIQSLLIIPLEERGEVTGTLKIYYRKAYKITYPLQTMAIGLSQIISTLMEVSRVEQIKEAANKAELKALQTKINPHFLFNALNAIASTTRTKPDKARELIINLSGYLRYNLELNDDVIEIHKELQQVSDYVEIEKARFGNRLQVEYVMDEVSVRIPSLIIQPLVENAINHGILKKKGPGTVTISVKDRGEKVRISVADTGVGIRDDVVDNLYHDRVPAKQIGLYNVHRRLKLMYGEGVIILKHEQGTEVYFDIPKEQS; the protein is encoded by the coding sequence GTGAACGGCTTTTTGGAAATGCTGATGCAGCTATTTGAACGCGCAGCGTTGTTGCTGATTTGTCTATTTTTTATTACCCGTATTCCCCGGTTTAAGGAAACCTTGCAAAAGAACAGCCATTCCCCGGCAGAGCTGACGCTATTGACGATGATTTTTTGTATGTTTGCGCTGTTCGGCACCTATACCGGGATCGAAGTCGAAGGGTCGCTCGTCAATGTTCGGATTATTGCGATTATGGCGGGTGGCATTTTGTTTGGGCCGTGGGTCGGGATTATTACAGGTATTGTATCGGGTATCCACCGTTATCTGATTGATATCGGGGGAGTGACCTCAATTCCGTGTCTGATTACGAGTATTCTGGCAGGTGTGGTGTCGGGGTACATTGGCCGCCGGGTTGACCGTTCCAAGAGATGGCTGGTCGGTATCGCCGCAGGGATGATCTGCGAAGCGTTGACGATGCTGCTCATTCTGATGATGGCAGAACCCTACGAGCTTGGTTTGGATATCGTTTCGAAAATTGGCCTGCCCATGATTATCGGGGAAGTCAGCGTCGGTCTGATCGTTCTGCTGATTCAGAGTGTCGAGGGGGAAAAGGAAAATATCGCGGCCAGACAGGCCAAGCTGGCTCTAGATATTGCCAACAAGACGCTGCCTTATTTTCGCTCCATTAATGCCGAATCGCTGCATACCATTTGTTCGATCATTAAGGAGGATATCAAGGCGGACGCGGTGGCGATTACGGATACCAGGGATGTATTGGCCTACGTTGGTTTTGGAGAGGAACGTTATCATATCGGCGACGAGATCATTAGCGATGTGACCAAATCGACGATCCGCAGCGGTAAAATCACGATTCGCAACCATATTGCCGACGATAAAACACCCCAAATCCAGTCTCTGCTCATTATCCCGTTGGAGGAACGGGGAGAGGTTACCGGAACCCTGAAAATTTACTACCGCAAAGCTTATAAAATCACGTACCCGTTGCAAACAATGGCGATTGGCTTGTCCCAAATTATATCCACGTTAATGGAAGTATCGCGTGTGGAGCAAATTAAGGAAGCGGCGAATAAAGCCGAGTTGAAGGCGCTCCAGACTAAAATCAATCCGCATTTTCTGTTCAACGCGCTGAACGCCATTGCCTCTACGACGCGCACCAAGCCGGATAAGGCACGAGAGCTGATTATTAATTTGTCGGGATATCTGCGTTATAATTTGGAGCTGAATGATGATGTGATCGAAATTCATAAGGAGCTTCAGCAGGTGTCTGATTACGTGGAAATTGAAAAAGCCCGCTTCGGGAACCGGCTTCAGGTGGAGTATGTGATGGACGAGGTGTCCGTGCGCATTCCAAGCCTTATCATTCAGCCGCTGGTTGAGAATGCGATTAATCATGGAATTCTCAAGAAAAAGGGACCGGGTACAGTGACCATTTCCGTAAAGGATCGAGGAGAAAAGGTGCGGATTTCTGTGGCAGATACAGGAGTAGGCATACGGGATGATGTCGTGGATAACCTGTATCATGATCGGGTTCCGGCCAAACAAATTGGCTTGTATAATGTGCATAGACGACTCAAGCTCATGTATGGAGAAGGGGTTATTATTCTCAAGCATGAGCAAGGCACCGAAGTTTATTTTGACATACCAAAGGAGCAGTCATGA